A single region of the Lycium barbarum isolate Lr01 chromosome 2, ASM1917538v2, whole genome shotgun sequence genome encodes:
- the LOC132627712 gene encoding homeobox-leucine zipper protein HAT22-like isoform X1: MNPRVNSSVSSFSNTSVKRERDASLEEEVQLETNKVKIISPKALVDNQDHDEDVHEYGTRKKLRLSKEQSDVLEDSFKEHTTLNSKQKRDLASRLSLRPRQVEVCFQNRRARAKLKQRKVDFEILQKIKDLRF, encoded by the exons ATGAACCCTCGAGTTAATTCGTCGGTTTCTTCGTTTTCTAACACAAGTGTCAAAAGGGAAAGAGATGCTAGCCTTGAAGAAGAAGTACAATTGGAGACCAATAAAGTTAAAATAATTTCTCCAAAGGCATTAGTTGATAATCAAGATCATGATGAAGATGTTCATGAGTATGGTACGAGGAAGAAACTTAGACTCAGTAAGGAGCAATCTGATGTTTTAGAAGATAGCTTCAAAGAGCACACTACTCTTAATTCT aagCAAAAGCGAGATCTAGCGAGCCGATTAAGCTTACGTCCTCGACAAGTGGAAGTATGTTTTCAGAATCGAAGAGCCAG GGCCAAGCTGAAGCAAAGAAAAGTAGACTTTGAAATActtcaaaaaattaaagacctacGCTTTTGA
- the LOC132627712 gene encoding homeobox-leucine zipper protein HAT22-like isoform X2, producing the protein MNPRVNSSVSSFSNTSVKRERDASLEEEVQLETNKVKIISPKALVDNQDHDEDVHEYGTRKKLRLSKEQSDVLEDSFKEHTTLNSGQAEAKKSRL; encoded by the exons ATGAACCCTCGAGTTAATTCGTCGGTTTCTTCGTTTTCTAACACAAGTGTCAAAAGGGAAAGAGATGCTAGCCTTGAAGAAGAAGTACAATTGGAGACCAATAAAGTTAAAATAATTTCTCCAAAGGCATTAGTTGATAATCAAGATCATGATGAAGATGTTCATGAGTATGGTACGAGGAAGAAACTTAGACTCAGTAAGGAGCAATCTGATGTTTTAGAAGATAGCTTCAAAGAGCACACTACTCTTAATTCT GGCCAAGCTGAAGCAAAGAAAAGTAGACTTTGA